One window from the genome of Desulfurobacteriaceae bacterium encodes:
- the dnaE gene encoding DNA polymerase III subunit alpha produces MANKGDFVHLHLHSQYSLLDGAIKIKDLVKKAKEYGMPAVAVTDHGNMYASYELYTPCKEEGIKPIIGQEFYIAKGSRLDKKKGDEGEKGSYHLVLIAKNEIGLKNLMKLSTIGFVEGFYYKPRIDKEVLEKHREGLIALSACIQGEIPLLYLQGKEEEAVKVAKWYKELFGEDFYLEIQDHGLEEQKKANRFLIELSKKLDIELVATNDAHYLDKEDWEAHDVLLCLQTGKKLQDKERMRFPTKEFYFKDANEMLNVFKEVPHAVFNTLKVAEKVEDTLPLFESSEYLLPKYNVPEGYTYESFLRELAEKGLERRFKEQGITDSETKRKYYERLNHELKIISQMGFPGYFLIVWDFINWAKKNGIPVGPGRGSAAGSLVAYAIGITDIDPLKFNLLFERFLNPERVTMPDIDVDICQIGRDRVIQYVREKYGEDKVCQIITFGTMKTKMVVRDVGRVLGIPPKEVDKFAKLIPNDAKSIEDAIEKAPEIKEMAEKDETIKKLLNIASKLQGLARQTGVHAAGVVIAPETLTNYIPLAKSKDGDITTQYDMGQVEALGLLKMDFLGLKTLTIIDRTIKLIEERHGVKIDINKLPLDDEKTFKLLQEGNTIGVFQLESQGMRNLMKRLKPSVFEDIIALVALYRPGPLNSGMAESYIKRKHGQEEVDYIFPELEPILKETYGLFIYQEQIMQIANVLAGYSLGEADLLRRAMGKKKKEIMEEQREIFVSRAVERGYPKEKIEKLFDDIAKFAEYGFNKSHSAAYGFLAYVTAYLKAHYPKELMTVMLSLDFDKTDEIVKLIKDCRENGIPVYPPDINKSNAFFSIEGEGIRFGLAGIKGVGEKAAKHIVEVREKGGEFKDIYDFCERVDLKQVNRKVIESLIKAGAFDSTKVSRAANLEVLDKAMSLAQSLQKTKSKGLMSLFGNETEVIPKEFPKVKEWPDRIKLEYERQAIGFYLSGHPLLEYEEFIQFGFNKTSEKEEWKDEQEVRLAGAITDVTTKRTQRGDLWATVEISDLEGTVSILVFPNVYKEKMEFLTEGNVVVIEGTVREEEETKSIIAKEIYPLNDKLLKEINNIIIRINEEEINDEFLGRLKEFIEKNRSSKGRPIVIEAKLKDCFVKLQTHPDYTLPVDPAVLKELQGIIPKERILLQ; encoded by the coding sequence ATGGCAAATAAAGGTGATTTTGTTCACTTACACCTTCATTCCCAGTATTCATTACTCGATGGAGCAATAAAAATTAAAGACCTTGTTAAGAAAGCAAAAGAATATGGAATGCCTGCTGTTGCCGTTACAGACCACGGTAATATGTATGCATCTTATGAACTTTACACACCCTGCAAGGAAGAAGGAATAAAACCAATAATTGGACAAGAGTTCTATATAGCCAAAGGGTCAAGGCTTGATAAGAAAAAGGGAGATGAAGGAGAAAAAGGAAGTTACCACCTTGTCCTCATTGCCAAAAATGAAATAGGACTTAAAAACTTAATGAAGCTTAGCACTATAGGTTTCGTTGAGGGCTTTTATTACAAGCCTCGTATAGATAAAGAAGTTTTAGAAAAGCACCGTGAAGGACTTATAGCACTTTCAGCTTGTATCCAAGGAGAAATACCGCTTCTTTACCTTCAAGGAAAAGAAGAAGAAGCTGTAAAAGTTGCCAAGTGGTATAAGGAACTTTTTGGAGAGGACTTTTACCTTGAAATACAAGACCATGGACTAGAAGAGCAGAAAAAAGCCAACAGGTTCTTAATTGAACTTTCTAAAAAACTTGATATTGAACTTGTTGCGACAAACGATGCCCACTACTTAGACAAAGAAGACTGGGAAGCCCACGATGTTCTCTTGTGTCTTCAAACTGGTAAGAAACTCCAAGACAAAGAAAGAATGAGATTCCCAACGAAGGAATTTTACTTTAAAGATGCAAATGAAATGCTTAATGTTTTCAAAGAAGTCCCTCATGCTGTCTTTAACACCTTAAAGGTTGCAGAAAAGGTAGAAGACACTTTACCCCTTTTTGAATCTTCGGAGTATCTGCTTCCTAAGTACAACGTTCCCGAAGGATATACTTATGAGTCCTTCTTAAGAGAACTTGCAGAAAAAGGACTTGAGAGAAGGTTTAAAGAGCAAGGTATTACCGACAGCGAAACAAAAAGAAAATACTACGAAAGACTCAACCATGAACTAAAAATAATTTCCCAAATGGGATTTCCAGGATATTTCTTAATCGTTTGGGACTTTATTAACTGGGCAAAGAAAAATGGAATTCCTGTTGGCCCTGGAAGAGGTTCTGCTGCAGGTTCACTCGTCGCCTATGCGATAGGTATTACAGATATAGACCCCCTAAAGTTTAACCTCCTGTTTGAACGTTTCCTTAACCCAGAAAGGGTAACAATGCCCGATATAGACGTTGACATATGTCAGATAGGAAGGGATAGGGTAATCCAATACGTTAGAGAAAAGTACGGAGAAGATAAGGTTTGCCAGATAATCACCTTTGGAACTATGAAAACAAAAATGGTTGTAAGAGATGTAGGAAGAGTCCTTGGAATTCCTCCAAAAGAGGTTGATAAGTTTGCAAAGCTTATTCCAAACGATGCCAAGTCCATAGAGGATGCAATAGAGAAAGCTCCAGAAATTAAAGAAATGGCAGAAAAAGATGAAACAATAAAGAAGCTTTTAAACATTGCTTCAAAACTTCAGGGACTTGCAAGACAAACCGGTGTTCACGCTGCAGGAGTTGTTATCGCCCCTGAAACTCTAACCAACTACATTCCTCTTGCAAAGAGTAAAGATGGTGATATTACTACCCAGTATGATATGGGACAGGTAGAAGCATTAGGACTCTTGAAAATGGACTTTTTGGGTCTTAAGACCCTCACAATTATTGATAGAACAATAAAACTTATAGAAGAAAGACACGGAGTAAAGATCGACATAAACAAACTTCCACTTGATGATGAAAAGACCTTTAAACTCCTCCAGGAAGGAAACACAATTGGAGTATTCCAGCTTGAATCTCAAGGAATGAGAAATTTAATGAAAAGGCTAAAACCTTCTGTGTTTGAAGACATAATAGCCCTTGTTGCACTTTACCGTCCAGGACCTTTAAACTCAGGAATGGCAGAAAGTTATATAAAACGTAAACACGGTCAAGAAGAGGTTGATTACATATTCCCAGAGCTTGAGCCGATCCTAAAAGAAACTTACGGGCTTTTCATCTATCAAGAACAGATCATGCAAATAGCAAACGTTCTTGCTGGATATTCTCTCGGAGAAGCGGACCTTTTACGCCGTGCGATGGGTAAGAAAAAGAAAGAGATAATGGAGGAGCAGAGAGAAATTTTTGTTTCAAGAGCAGTAGAGAGGGGATATCCAAAGGAGAAAATAGAAAAGCTTTTTGATGATATTGCAAAGTTTGCAGAATACGGATTCAACAAATCCCACTCAGCAGCTTACGGGTTTTTGGCCTATGTCACAGCTTATCTTAAAGCCCACTATCCAAAAGAACTGATGACAGTAATGCTATCTCTTGACTTTGATAAAACTGACGAAATCGTTAAACTAATAAAGGACTGTAGAGAAAATGGAATTCCTGTTTATCCACCAGACATAAACAAAAGTAATGCTTTCTTCTCCATAGAAGGCGAGGGAATAAGGTTTGGACTTGCAGGAATAAAAGGGGTTGGAGAAAAGGCTGCTAAGCATATAGTTGAAGTAAGAGAAAAGGGAGGAGAGTTTAAAGACATTTACGACTTTTGCGAAAGAGTGGATCTAAAACAGGTAAACAGAAAAGTTATTGAATCCCTTATAAAAGCAGGAGCTTTTGACTCAACGAAAGTTTCAAGAGCTGCAAACTTAGAAGTTCTTGATAAAGCTATGTCTTTAGCACAAAGCCTTCAAAAAACAAAAAGCAAAGGACTTATGAGCTTGTTTGGAAACGAAACAGAAGTAATACCCAAGGAATTCCCAAAGGTCAAAGAGTGGCCAGACAGAATAAAACTTGAGTATGAAAGACAAGCAATAGGTTTCTATCTTTCTGGACATCCTCTTTTAGAGTATGAAGAATTTATTCAGTTTGGATTTAACAAAACCTCCGAAAAAGAAGAGTGGAAAGACGAACAGGAAGTTAGACTTGCAGGAGCAATTACAGACGTTACAACAAAGAGAACTCAAAGAGGAGATCTTTGGGCTACAGTAGAAATATCCGACCTTGAAGGAACAGTTTCAATTTTGGTCTTTCCAAACGTTTATAAAGAAAAAATGGAATTCCTAACAGAAGGAAATGTCGTTGTAATAGAAGGAACCGTTAGGGAAGAAGAGGAAACAAAGTCTATAATTGCAAAAGAAATATATCCACTAAACGACAAGCTTCTAAAAGAAATAAATAACATCATTATAAGAATAAACGAAGAAGAAATTAACGACGAATTCTTAGGACGTTTAAAAGAGTTCATAGAGAAAAACAGAAGTTCAAAAGGAAGACCTATCGTGATAGAAGCAAAACTAAAAGACTGTTTTGTAAAATTGCAAACGCATCCAGACTATACTTTGCCTGTTGACCCTGCAGTTTTAAAAGAACTACAAGGGATAATTCCCAAGGAAAGAATCCTTTTACAGTAG